One stretch of Drosophila busckii strain San Diego stock center, stock number 13000-0081.31 unplaced genomic scaffold, ASM1175060v1 hic_scaffold_40, whole genome shotgun sequence DNA includes these proteins:
- the LOC117135020 gene encoding cofilin/actin-depolymerizing factor homolog, whose product MASGVTVSDVCKTTYEEIKKDKKHRYVIFYIRDEKQIDVETVGDRNSEYDQFLEDIQKCGPGECRYGLFDFEYMHQCQGTSESSKKQKLFLMSWCPDTAKVKKKMLYSSSFDALKKSLVGVQKYIQATDLSEASREAVEEKLRATDRQ is encoded by the exons atg GCTTCTGGAGTTACTGTTTCGGATGTATGCAAGACAACATATGAGGAAATAAAGAAGGACAAAAAACACCGCTATGTTATTTTTTACATTCGCGACGAAAAGCAAATTGATGTTGAAACCGTTGGCGATCGCAACAGTGAATACGACCAGTTTCTAGAAGATATTCAAAAGTGTGGTCCGGGAGAGTGCCG gtATGGCTTGTTTGACTTTGAATACATGCATCAATGCCAGGGCACATCTGAGAGCTCTAAGAAGCAAAAACTGTTCCTTATGTCTTGGTGTCCCGACACTGCTAAG gTAAAGAAGAAGATGCTGTATTCTAGCTCTTTTGATGCTCTTAAAAAATCATTGGTAGGAGTTCAAAAGTATATACAAGCTACCGATTTGTCAGAAGCTTCCCGTGAAGCTGTGGAAGAAAAGCTTCGAGCAACTGATCGTCAATAA